From Stenotrophomonas maltophilia, a single genomic window includes:
- a CDS encoding cysteine dioxygenase family protein, whose protein sequence is MDLQTSPFPPFRGRDRLIAAVDAAMTSGDAERITADLQLALQEAIADSRIELPECVHRPVSDHYARRPLYHSREHGYSVIAMSWGPGQGTPLHDHDAMWCVEGVWLGELEITRYELLECAGERWRFRRHAALRGGCGSAGSLIPPHEYHTLRNASDQSLAISVHVYEAPMERSAVFDPLGGDWYQRRIQALQADPA, encoded by the coding sequence ATGGACCTGCAGACTTCTCCGTTTCCGCCGTTCCGTGGCCGCGACCGGTTGATCGCCGCAGTCGATGCGGCGATGACCTCCGGTGATGCCGAACGCATCACCGCCGACCTGCAGCTGGCGCTGCAGGAAGCCATCGCGGACAGCCGCATCGAATTGCCCGAGTGCGTGCACCGTCCGGTCAGTGATCATTACGCTCGACGCCCGCTGTACCACAGCCGCGAACACGGCTACAGCGTGATTGCCATGAGCTGGGGCCCAGGGCAGGGCACGCCGCTGCACGACCACGATGCCATGTGGTGTGTGGAGGGCGTGTGGTTGGGCGAGCTGGAGATCACCCGCTATGAACTGCTGGAATGCGCCGGCGAGCGTTGGCGCTTCCGTCGCCACGCGGCGCTGCGCGGGGGCTGCGGCAGTGCCGGCAGCCTGATTCCGCCGCACGAGTACCACACCCTGCGCAATGCCAGCGACCAGTCACTGGCGATCTCGGTGCACGTGTACGAGGCACCGATGGAGCGATCTGCCGTATTCGACCCGCTCGGCGGCGACTGGTATCAGCGCCGCATCCAGGCATTGCAGGCCGACCCGGCCTGA
- the adhP gene encoding alcohol dehydrogenase AdhP produces the protein MNPTMKAAVVREFGKPLVIEEVSVPRPGAGEVLVRIEACGVCHTDLHAAEGDWPVKPNPPFIPGHEGVGHVVAVGGGVGHVREGDRVGIPWLYSACAHCEHCLGGWETLCETQRNTGYSVNGGFAEYALADANYVGLLPKEVGFVEIAPVLCAGVTVYKGLKVTDTRPGDWVVISGIGGLGHMAVQYARAMGLNVAAVDVDDNKLALARQLGAQVTVNARTTDPAAYLKKEIGGAHGALVTAVSPKAFEQALGMVRRGGTVSLNGLPPGNFPLDIFGMVLNGITVRGSIVGTRLDLQESLQFAAEGKVAATVSTDRLENINDVFARMHAGTIEGRVVLDFAA, from the coding sequence ATGAATCCAACCATGAAGGCCGCTGTCGTGCGTGAGTTCGGCAAACCACTGGTGATCGAGGAAGTCTCGGTACCGCGCCCGGGGGCGGGCGAGGTACTGGTCAGGATCGAGGCCTGTGGCGTCTGCCACACCGACCTGCACGCCGCCGAGGGCGACTGGCCGGTGAAACCGAACCCGCCATTCATCCCCGGCCACGAGGGCGTGGGGCACGTCGTGGCCGTGGGAGGCGGGGTAGGGCACGTCAGGGAAGGCGACAGGGTCGGCATCCCCTGGTTGTACTCGGCGTGTGCCCATTGCGAACACTGCCTGGGTGGCTGGGAGACGCTGTGCGAGACGCAGCGCAACACCGGTTACTCGGTCAACGGCGGCTTCGCCGAGTACGCACTGGCCGATGCCAACTATGTCGGCCTGCTTCCGAAGGAAGTGGGCTTTGTCGAGATCGCGCCAGTACTGTGCGCCGGCGTGACCGTCTACAAGGGGCTGAAGGTCACCGACACCAGGCCCGGTGACTGGGTGGTGATCTCCGGCATCGGCGGCCTCGGCCACATGGCCGTGCAGTACGCCCGTGCGATGGGCCTGAACGTGGCCGCGGTGGACGTGGACGACAACAAGCTGGCACTGGCGCGGCAGCTGGGCGCCCAGGTCACCGTCAACGCGCGCACCACCGATCCGGCCGCCTACCTGAAGAAGGAGATCGGCGGCGCACACGGTGCGCTGGTCACGGCGGTATCGCCGAAGGCATTCGAGCAGGCGCTGGGCATGGTCCGCCGTGGCGGTACCGTCTCGCTCAATGGTTTGCCGCCGGGCAACTTCCCGCTGGACATCTTCGGCATGGTGCTCAACGGCATCACCGTGCGTGGCTCGATCGTCGGCACCCGACTGGACCTGCAGGAGTCGCTGCAGTTTGCCGCCGAGGGCAAGGTCGCCGCCACGGTCAGCACCGATCGCCTGGAAAACATCAACGACGTGTTCGCGCGCATGCACGCGGGCACCATCGAAGGCCGCGTGGTGCTCGACTTCGCCGCCTGA
- a CDS encoding TIGR00266 family protein, translating to MTQWYFHASAQADRVGPLDDPAARRYAQANPRALAWCQGMSGWTPIPDVAELQAPAPGMPTTPPPVPAVSSGRADDIDFRIVGHEMQFVEIELDPGESAIAEAGALMFKDATVQMDTVFGAANGDPGGFMGKVMAAGKRVLTGESLFATVYTQSGHGKGKVAFAAPYPGTVLAMKLDQHGGRLICQKDSFLAGARGVQIGVQFQRRIMTGLFGGEGFIMQKLEGDGWVFIHAGGCVIERELAAGERLDVDTGCVVAYHPTVDMDVRRVTGVKSMLFGGEGVFLATLTGPGKVWLQSLPFSRLAGRMWMAAPQGGGQSRGEGSVLGGLGRMLDGDNRF from the coding sequence ATGACCCAGTGGTACTTCCATGCCTCCGCCCAGGCCGACCGCGTCGGCCCGCTCGATGACCCAGCCGCGCGCCGCTATGCGCAGGCCAACCCGCGCGCGCTGGCCTGGTGCCAGGGCATGAGCGGATGGACCCCCATCCCCGACGTGGCCGAGCTGCAGGCGCCGGCACCGGGCATGCCCACGACCCCGCCGCCGGTCCCCGCCGTCTCCAGCGGCCGCGCTGACGACATCGACTTCCGTATCGTCGGCCATGAAATGCAGTTCGTGGAGATCGAGCTCGACCCCGGCGAAAGCGCCATCGCCGAGGCCGGCGCGCTGATGTTCAAGGACGCCACGGTGCAGATGGACACGGTGTTCGGCGCTGCCAATGGCGACCCGGGCGGCTTCATGGGCAAGGTGATGGCCGCCGGCAAGCGCGTGCTGACCGGCGAGAGCCTGTTCGCCACCGTCTACACCCAGAGCGGCCACGGCAAGGGCAAGGTCGCCTTCGCCGCGCCCTACCCCGGCACCGTGCTGGCGATGAAGCTGGACCAGCATGGCGGCCGCCTGATCTGCCAGAAGGACAGCTTCCTGGCCGGCGCGCGCGGCGTGCAGATCGGCGTGCAGTTCCAGCGCAGGATCATGACCGGGCTGTTCGGCGGCGAGGGCTTCATCATGCAGAAGCTGGAGGGCGACGGCTGGGTGTTCATCCACGCTGGCGGCTGCGTGATCGAGCGCGAGCTGGCCGCTGGCGAGCGCCTGGACGTGGATACCGGCTGCGTGGTGGCCTACCACCCGACCGTGGACATGGATGTGCGCCGCGTCACCGGCGTCAAGAGCATGCTGTTCGGTGGCGAGGGCGTGTTCCTGGCCACGTTGACCGGCCCGGGCAAGGTCTGGCTGCAATCGCTGCCGTTCTCGCGCCTCGCCGGACGCATGTGGATGGCGGCGCCGCAGGGCGGTGGCCAGAGCCGTGGCGAGGGCTCGGTGCTCGGCGGACTGGGCCGGATGCTGGACGGCGACAACCGGTTCTGA
- a CDS encoding TonB-dependent receptor, translated as MSPTRTSRGRFPVARPLVAALSALLPLVAAAQETPAAKDPVALDALQVTAQRRVENAKDVPVALSAIQGEKLDVLGSAGDDIRFLAARVPSLNIESSYGRAFPRFYIRGLGNTDFDLNASQPVSLVYDDVVQESPLLKGFPLFDLANVEVLRGPQGTLFGRNTPAGVVKFDSARPSQDADGYIRVGYGSYNSWNVQGAYGGPLTDRWSARVSAIYQRRDDWVDNTRVGAPNSGFEGYDEAAGRVQFLYEGDDFEALFNLHKRKLNGTARLFRANIIQKGGNSLVENFDRDKVANDGVNFSDLETWGGSARLQWNLGSVTLHSITGYETAESLNRGDIDGGYGAAFLGAGNYGPGLIPFSSESADGLPHHRQWTQEVRIESNEWGRFDWQAGVFYFDEDVTINNFNYDSLTPGNPQTGHVVQNQRNKAWAVFASGDFDVTDRFKLRAGVRYTQDKKDFSASVLQAVPFGTPVSGPYLANTDVNDVSWDVSGVYKLTDDINAYARVAKGFRAPSIQGRLAFAPGLSQADSEKVISYEAGIKADLFERRARLGLSVFRYNVDGQQLIAVGGSNNTATLLNANKTIGQGVELDLEAYLADNVLLTFGSSYNDTEIKDKNLAVAICGGGCTITDPTTVIGGQTYALVNGNPLPQAPKWIHNATLRVGFPLSDGSELYAYTDWAYRSEVNFFIYESPEFRGRSSLEGGLRLGYNWDYGQYDVAVFGRNLTNQTRVVGAIDFNNLTGFLNEPRTWGVEFTAKF; from the coding sequence ATGTCCCCGACCCGCACTTCCCGTGGCCGATTTCCGGTCGCGCGCCCCCTCGTTGCCGCTCTTTCCGCCCTGCTGCCGCTGGTAGCAGCCGCCCAGGAAACCCCCGCTGCCAAGGATCCGGTTGCCCTCGATGCCCTGCAGGTGACCGCGCAGCGCCGCGTCGAGAACGCCAAGGACGTACCGGTCGCACTCAGCGCGATCCAGGGCGAGAAGCTGGATGTACTCGGCTCGGCCGGCGATGACATCCGCTTCCTGGCCGCGCGCGTGCCCAGCCTCAACATCGAGTCGTCCTACGGCCGTGCCTTCCCGCGCTTCTACATCCGCGGCCTGGGCAACACCGATTTCGACCTCAATGCCTCGCAGCCGGTGTCGCTGGTGTATGACGACGTGGTGCAGGAAAGCCCGCTGCTGAAGGGCTTCCCGCTGTTCGACCTGGCCAACGTGGAAGTACTGCGCGGCCCGCAGGGCACGCTGTTCGGCCGCAACACCCCGGCCGGCGTGGTCAAGTTCGATTCGGCGCGTCCGTCGCAGGATGCCGATGGCTACATCCGCGTCGGCTACGGCAGCTACAACAGCTGGAACGTGCAGGGCGCCTATGGTGGCCCGCTGACCGACCGCTGGTCGGCGCGCGTCTCGGCGATCTACCAGCGCCGCGACGACTGGGTCGACAACACCCGCGTCGGCGCGCCCAACAGTGGCTTCGAAGGCTACGACGAAGCTGCCGGCCGCGTGCAGTTCCTGTACGAAGGCGACGACTTCGAAGCGCTGTTCAACCTGCACAAGCGCAAGCTCAACGGCACCGCGCGCCTGTTCCGCGCCAACATCATCCAGAAGGGCGGCAATTCGCTGGTCGAGAACTTCGACCGCGACAAGGTGGCCAACGACGGCGTCAACTTCTCCGACCTGGAAACCTGGGGTGGCAGCGCGCGCCTGCAGTGGAACCTCGGCTCGGTCACCCTGCACTCGATCACCGGCTACGAGACTGCCGAATCGCTCAACCGTGGCGACATCGACGGCGGCTACGGTGCAGCGTTCCTGGGGGCCGGCAATTACGGCCCGGGACTGATTCCGTTCTCGTCCGAATCGGCCGACGGCCTGCCGCACCACCGCCAGTGGACGCAGGAAGTCCGCATCGAGTCCAACGAGTGGGGCCGCTTCGATTGGCAGGCCGGCGTCTTCTACTTCGATGAAGACGTGACCATCAACAACTTCAACTACGACTCGCTGACCCCGGGCAATCCGCAGACCGGCCACGTGGTGCAGAACCAGCGCAACAAGGCCTGGGCGGTGTTCGCCTCGGGTGACTTCGACGTCACCGACCGCTTCAAGCTGCGTGCCGGCGTGCGCTACACCCAGGACAAGAAGGACTTCAGCGCCAGCGTGCTGCAGGCCGTTCCGTTCGGCACCCCGGTCAGTGGCCCGTACCTGGCCAACACCGACGTCAACGACGTCAGCTGGGATGTCAGCGGCGTGTACAAGCTGACCGATGACATCAACGCCTACGCACGCGTGGCCAAGGGCTTCCGCGCGCCGTCGATCCAGGGCCGCCTGGCCTTCGCCCCGGGCCTGTCGCAGGCCGATTCGGAGAAGGTGATCTCGTATGAAGCCGGCATCAAGGCCGACCTGTTCGAGCGTCGTGCACGCCTGGGCCTGAGCGTGTTCCGCTACAACGTCGACGGCCAGCAGCTGATCGCGGTGGGCGGCAGCAACAACACCGCCACCCTGCTCAATGCCAACAAGACCATCGGCCAGGGCGTGGAGCTGGACCTGGAGGCCTACCTGGCCGACAACGTCCTGCTGACCTTCGGCAGCAGCTACAACGACACCGAGATCAAGGACAAGAACCTGGCGGTGGCGATCTGTGGCGGTGGCTGCACCATCACCGACCCGACCACCGTGATCGGTGGCCAGACCTATGCGCTGGTCAACGGCAACCCGCTGCCGCAGGCGCCGAAGTGGATCCACAACGCGACCCTGCGCGTCGGCTTCCCGCTCAGCGATGGCAGCGAGCTGTACGCCTACACCGACTGGGCCTACCGCAGCGAGGTCAACTTCTTCATCTACGAGTCGCCGGAATTCCGCGGCCGTAGTTCGCTGGAAGGCGGCCTGCGCCTGGGCTACAACTGGGATTACGGCCAGTACGACGTGGCCGTGTTCGGCCGCAACCTGACCAACCAGACCCGCGTGGTCGGCGCGATCGACTTCAACAACCTGACCGGCTTCCTCAACGAGCCGCGTACCTGGGGCGTGGAATTCACCGCGAAGTTCTGA
- the phhA gene encoding phenylalanine 4-monooxygenase — protein sequence MDLAQPRRVEHQQTDKGYVPVYTTALVEQPWDTYSADDHATWSTLYQRQRELLVGRACQEFLDAQDEMGMSAHMIPRFDQLNEVLGAATGWTLVGVEGLLPELDFFDHLANRRFPVTWWIRRPDQIDYIAEPDLFHDLFGHVPLLMNPVFADYMEAYGRGGVKAHAIGPDALQNLTRLYWYTVEFGLIDTPEGLRIYGAGIVSSKGESLYSLESAAPNRIGFDLQRIMRTKYRIDTFQKTYFVIDSFEQLMQATSPDFTPIYAALADQAHLPAGDVQDDDRVFQKGTGEGWADGGDV from the coding sequence ATGGATCTCGCCCAGCCCCGCCGCGTCGAACACCAGCAGACCGACAAGGGCTACGTGCCGGTGTACACCACCGCGCTTGTCGAGCAGCCGTGGGACACCTACAGCGCCGACGACCACGCCACCTGGAGCACGCTGTACCAGCGCCAGCGCGAGCTGCTGGTCGGCCGTGCCTGCCAGGAGTTCCTGGATGCGCAGGACGAGATGGGCATGAGCGCGCACATGATTCCGCGCTTCGACCAGCTCAACGAAGTGCTCGGCGCCGCCACCGGCTGGACCCTGGTCGGCGTCGAAGGCCTGCTGCCGGAACTGGATTTCTTCGACCACCTGGCAAACCGTCGTTTTCCGGTGACCTGGTGGATCCGTCGCCCGGACCAGATCGACTACATCGCCGAGCCGGACCTGTTCCACGATCTGTTCGGCCACGTGCCGCTGCTGATGAACCCGGTGTTCGCCGACTACATGGAGGCCTACGGCCGCGGTGGCGTCAAAGCCCATGCGATCGGCCCGGATGCACTGCAGAACCTCACGCGCCTGTACTGGTACACGGTGGAATTCGGCCTGATCGACACGCCCGAGGGCCTGCGCATCTACGGTGCCGGCATCGTGTCGTCGAAGGGCGAATCGCTGTACTCGCTGGAGTCGGCCGCGCCCAACCGCATCGGCTTCGACCTGCAGCGGATCATGCGCACCAAGTACCGCATCGATACCTTCCAGAAGACCTACTTCGTCATCGACAGCTTCGAACAGCTGATGCAGGCGACGTCGCCGGACTTCACCCCGATCTACGCGGCACTGGCCGACCAGGCCCACCTGCCGGCCGGTGACGTGCAGGACGACGACCGCGTGTTCCAGAAGGGCACGGGCGAAGGCTGGGCCGACGGTGGTGATGTGTAA
- the eda gene encoding bifunctional 4-hydroxy-2-oxoglutarate aldolase/2-dehydro-3-deoxy-phosphogluconate aldolase, producing the protein MSSTDPRLRALLKLAPVIPVYTPEDVNEAVNVAQALFRGGLPVIEVTLRTPQALDAIKAMVEAVPDAVIGAGTVLNAAQMQAARQAGARFAVSPGATPALYAAARDADLPYLPGAATASDLILGLEHGHDTFKFFPAVQAGGAALLAAWHGPFADVRFCPTGGISAQTAPQFLHLPNVLCVGGSWLTTPALLQTRDWDAIERLAREASVLAS; encoded by the coding sequence ATGTCCAGCACTGATCCGCGCCTGCGCGCGCTGCTGAAGCTGGCACCGGTGATTCCGGTGTACACCCCCGAAGATGTGAATGAAGCGGTCAACGTGGCCCAGGCGCTGTTCCGCGGCGGCCTGCCGGTGATCGAGGTGACCCTGCGCACGCCGCAGGCACTGGATGCCATCAAGGCGATGGTCGAGGCCGTGCCGGATGCGGTGATCGGTGCCGGCACCGTGCTCAACGCCGCGCAGATGCAGGCGGCCAGGCAGGCCGGCGCGCGTTTCGCGGTATCGCCGGGTGCCACGCCGGCGCTGTATGCCGCGGCGCGTGATGCCGACCTGCCGTACCTGCCTGGCGCTGCCACGGCCTCGGACCTGATCCTGGGCCTGGAGCACGGCCACGACACCTTCAAGTTCTTCCCGGCGGTGCAGGCCGGCGGTGCCGCGCTGCTAGCGGCCTGGCACGGCCCGTTCGCCGACGTGCGCTTCTGCCCGACCGGCGGCATCAGCGCGCAGACCGCGCCGCAGTTCCTGCACCTGCCCAACGTGCTGTGCGTGGGCGGTTCGTGGCTGACCACGCCGGCGCTGCTGCAGACCCGTGACTGGGACGCCATCGAGCGCCTGGCCCGCGAGGCCTCGGTGCTGGCCAGCTGA
- a CDS encoding patatin-like phospholipase family protein, which translates to MSLFRPRMLLSVALIGLLAGCGGDPVRPTPPPAPTVVAQAKPVKIGIALGGGAAKGFAHIGVIKMLEANGFEPVVVSGTSAGSVVGALYASGMDAFQMQSKAVALDEASIRDVRLFSGGLVQGQKLQDYVNEQVANRPAERLKKPFAAVATQLETGERAIFVRGNVGQAVRASSSIPGVFEPVKIGGHNYIDGGVVSPVPVDAARQLGADFVIAVDISSKASGKAPTGMLGIVNQSISIMGQRLGEQELARADIVIRPKVLDIGAADFSQRGTAILEGEKAAMAAMPQIRAKIQQLQKARAAAAAPAPVAAPKCEEASRLGKLMGRKDKC; encoded by the coding sequence ATGAGCCTGTTCCGCCCCCGCATGCTGCTGTCCGTCGCCCTGATCGGCCTGCTGGCCGGCTGCGGCGGCGATCCGGTCCGTCCCACGCCGCCGCCGGCACCGACCGTGGTGGCGCAGGCCAAGCCGGTGAAGATCGGCATCGCGCTGGGTGGCGGCGCAGCCAAGGGCTTCGCCCACATCGGCGTGATCAAGATGCTGGAAGCCAACGGCTTTGAACCGGTGGTGGTGTCCGGCACCAGCGCTGGCAGTGTGGTCGGCGCGCTGTATGCCAGCGGCATGGACGCGTTCCAGATGCAGAGCAAGGCGGTGGCGCTGGACGAAGCCAGCATCCGTGACGTGCGCCTGTTCTCCGGCGGCCTGGTGCAGGGCCAGAAGCTGCAGGACTACGTCAACGAACAGGTGGCCAACCGCCCGGCCGAACGCCTGAAGAAGCCGTTCGCCGCCGTCGCCACGCAGCTGGAAACCGGCGAGCGCGCGATCTTCGTGCGCGGCAACGTCGGCCAGGCCGTGCGAGCGTCGAGCAGCATCCCCGGCGTGTTCGAGCCGGTGAAGATCGGTGGCCACAACTACATCGATGGCGGCGTGGTCAGCCCGGTGCCGGTGGATGCCGCGCGCCAGCTCGGTGCCGACTTCGTGATCGCAGTAGACATCTCCAGCAAGGCCAGTGGCAAGGCGCCCACCGGCATGCTCGGCATCGTCAACCAGTCGATCTCGATCATGGGCCAGCGCCTGGGCGAGCAGGAACTGGCGCGCGCCGACATCGTGATCCGGCCGAAGGTACTGGACATCGGCGCTGCCGATTTCAGCCAGCGCGGCACCGCGATCCTGGAGGGCGAGAAGGCCGCGATGGCGGCGATGCCGCAGATCCGCGCGAAGATCCAGCAGCTGCAGAAGGCACGTGCTGCGGCAGCCGCACCCGCGCCGGTGGCGGCGCCGAAGTGCGAGGAAGCCTCGCGCCTGGGCAAGCTGATGGGACGCAAGGACAAGTGCTGA
- a CDS encoding Lrp/AsnC family transcriptional regulator, with protein MAGEVQFDRTDIRLLAEIQRDGRATNAELATRVNLSPSACLRRLQRLESEGVIVGYGARLEPRQLRLGLQAFVRVQLEKHDQAAIGHFVDSVQGWDEVVACHALTGDMDYLLHVYVRDLEHFSHFLLDRLLNAGGVADANSSFVLRTVKGFQALPLSQLES; from the coding sequence ATGGCCGGAGAAGTCCAGTTCGATCGCACGGATATACGTCTGCTGGCCGAAATCCAGCGGGATGGGCGCGCCACCAACGCCGAACTGGCGACGCGGGTGAACCTCTCCCCCTCGGCCTGCCTGCGCCGCCTGCAGCGGCTGGAAAGCGAGGGCGTGATCGTCGGTTATGGCGCGCGGCTGGAGCCACGGCAGCTACGCCTGGGCCTGCAGGCCTTCGTGCGGGTGCAGCTGGAAAAACACGACCAGGCTGCCATCGGCCACTTCGTGGACAGCGTGCAGGGTTGGGATGAAGTGGTGGCCTGCCATGCGCTGACCGGCGACATGGACTATCTGCTGCATGTCTACGTGCGCGACCTGGAACACTTCTCGCACTTCCTGCTGGACCGGCTGCTCAACGCCGGGGGCGTGGCCGATGCCAATTCCAGCTTCGTGCTGCGCACGGTCAAGGGCTTCCAGGCACTGCCGCTGTCGCAGCTGGAGTCCTGA
- a CDS encoding LacI family DNA-binding transcriptional regulator, producing MSVRIISDAALPASKGKAATINDIARLSGVSKKTVSRIINNSPLVRKDTRDKVEALMREVGYVPDPLARGLAFRRSFLIGLVYDDPGAQCIVDLQHGALEALRGTGYELVVHPCDSEDPECAQGVRRFVQQQKLHGVILGPRASESAALAQVLDEIDCRYVRINAHVSDDEAQAVVTHDRDGAAAAAGYLLSLGHRDIAVIAGPGDRRAARERTHGFLDRLAQVGLTLPGERVLEAGDTFESGVHAAERLLMGEGRPSAIFAGNDEMAAGVYQVALRAGIAVPQQLSIVSYDDSPLASRLWPPLTSVRRHVSDIGRMAAVMLVQTGVPEAPTAASVHPQLMVRGSCRAVDA from the coding sequence ATGTCAGTGCGAATTATTAGCGATGCCGCGTTGCCGGCATCGAAGGGCAAGGCTGCCACGATCAACGACATCGCACGACTGTCGGGAGTTTCCAAGAAAACGGTTTCAAGAATCATCAACAACTCGCCGCTGGTGCGCAAGGACACCCGCGACAAGGTCGAGGCGTTGATGCGCGAGGTCGGTTACGTGCCCGACCCCCTGGCGCGCGGACTCGCGTTCCGCCGCTCCTTCCTGATCGGCCTGGTGTATGACGACCCGGGCGCCCAATGCATCGTGGACCTGCAGCATGGCGCGCTGGAAGCGCTGCGCGGCACCGGCTACGAGCTGGTGGTGCATCCGTGCGACAGCGAGGATCCAGAGTGCGCACAGGGCGTGCGTCGCTTCGTGCAGCAGCAGAAGCTGCATGGCGTGATCCTTGGCCCACGCGCGTCCGAGTCGGCTGCATTGGCGCAGGTGCTGGACGAGATCGACTGCCGCTACGTCCGCATCAACGCGCATGTGTCCGATGATGAGGCGCAGGCCGTGGTCACCCATGATCGCGATGGCGCTGCCGCCGCAGCGGGTTACCTGCTTTCGCTCGGCCACCGCGACATCGCGGTGATCGCCGGCCCCGGTGACCGCCGCGCTGCACGCGAACGTACCCATGGCTTCCTCGATCGGCTCGCCCAGGTAGGCCTGACCCTGCCCGGTGAGCGTGTGCTGGAAGCGGGCGACACCTTCGAATCCGGCGTGCATGCCGCCGAACGACTGCTGATGGGCGAAGGCAGGCCCAGTGCGATCTTCGCCGGCAATGACGAGATGGCCGCTGGCGTTTACCAGGTGGCCCTGCGTGCGGGCATCGCGGTGCCGCAGCAGCTGTCGATCGTCAGCTACGACGACAGCCCGCTGGCGTCGCGGTTGTGGCCGCCGCTGACCTCGGTGCGCCGCCACGTCTCCGATATCGGCCGCATGGCCGCAGTGATGCTGGTGCAGACCGGCGTACCGGAGGCGCCGACGGCGGCCAGCGTGCATCCGCAGCTGATGGTGCGCGGTTCCTGCCGGGCCGTGGACGCCTGA